The sequence TCTGTGGAAGGGACTCTTACCTGAAGTCTTTTTATGAGCACATTTTAGAAGAGTTTACTGAGTTTTCTTCCTTACCTTTAATGGGTATAAGCCCCCACAACCTAAGCCTCCAATATACCACCTTCAGCAGCTTATGCATGGACTCGTAGAGAAATAAGTACACTTTGCCACAGTAACATTTTACATATCTGTTCTAAATTCCTGCCATCCTCCTGCCCATGCGTTTCAGCAAGGCCGCCTCTCCCAGCAGTTTTACTCCACCTTTGCTTTGCATGGAAATAACTTGGCTTACAtaaactgtgtgtgtgtcctgTGTGACTGTCTCTGACTTGGGTTGCCATGCATCACATTTTAACTTTGGACTCACTTATAAGTTTAATCACAattgttgtttctgttgtttttctttcctttcctttatttcccTCCTTGGTCTTTCCATTCTGTGTCTCAACAAGGAGGTTGCTCCAAGGAAAGGACCGTGCCTCTTAGCACCAGACTGTTTGTTTCATTGTTAGGTGTGAATTTCCCTTAGATGAAATGCCGGTTTGCAGCTGAttcagatatattttatatagtcttTGTATATTGGTAGAACTAAACATactgaatttcagatttttatatgattaaaaatgtatatacatcaTTAGATGTTTTTCTGAGCTTGCTACTACTGGCTTTCTCCTAGAGGAAATCAACTTTCTGCAATTtctaatgcttttttttcttattttttctccatggttttttttttttcaacattgaTCTGTAACGTCTGAACAATCTTGAGATACCTCTGTGTAATTTCACTGCGTTCTTTGTTTTGATACgtagtgttttttttgtgtgCGTATGTCTTGTTTTAGCTTTGTTGTATGTGTGGATGTGCTACAAGTGAGAAAAATTAAGCAAGTTATTTCCtgctcatttttccttttcagttgtttttttttccgtTAGCCTTGCTTTGCTCTTGTACCCTGAGGCCTTGTGGATCTACCATTCCCAGCCCATTTTGTtgcccctcccaccaccaccacaggaaAAGACGCTGTGTCGTTTCAGTCCTGATTACATTTGCCAATAtattttttgatttccattttactTTCAATGTTTTTCATTCACATCAAAGATGATGAGACAGAATCTACAGAAACATCTGTCCTGAAAAGTCACCTCGTTAATGAAGTTCCTGTCCTAGCAAGTCCGGACTTGCTCTCTGAAGTTTCTGAGATGAAACAAGATTTGATCAAAATGACCGCCATCTTGACCACAGATGTGTCTGATAAGGCAGGTTCTATTAAAGTGAAGGAGCTGGTGAAGGCTGCTGAGGAAGAGCCAGGAGAGCCTTTTGAAATCGTTGAAAGAGTTAAAGAGGACTTAGAGAAAGTGAATGAAATCCTGAGAAGTGGAACCTGCACAAGAGATGAAGGCAGTGTGCAGAGCTCTCGGTCTGAGAGAGGATTAGTGGAAGAGGAATGGGTTATTGTCAGTGATGAGGAAATAGAAGAGGCTAGGCAAAAAGCACCTTTAGAAATCACTGAATATCCATGTGTAGAAGTTAGAATAGATAAAGAGATAAaaggaaaagtagagaaagaCTCAGAGCAGCTACAGACAGTTCAAGATAAGGCAGGGAAGAAACGTGAGGCTCTGGCTGTTGGCAAGAGCtctgaaaaggaagggaaagacatACCCCCAGATGAGACACAGAGTACACAGAAACAGCAAAAACCAAGCTTGGGAATAAAGAAGCCagtaagaaggaaattaaaagaaaagcagaaacaaaaagaggAAGGTTTACAAGCTAGTGCAGAGAAAGCTGAACTTAAAAAAGGTAGTTCAGAAGAGTCATTAGATGAAGACCCAGGTTTAGCCCCTGAACCTCTTCCCACTGTCAAGGCCACATCTCCTTTGATAGAAGAAACTCCCATTGGTTCCATAAAGGACAAAGTAAAGGCCCTTCAGAAGCGAGTGGAAGATGAACAGAAAGGTCGAAGCAAGTTGCCCATCAGAGTCAAAGGCAAGGAGGACGTGCCAAAAAAGACCACTCACAGGACACATCCAGCGGCATCACCCTCTCTGAAGACAGAGAGACATGCGCCAGGGTCTCCCTCCTCTAAAACAGAAAGACACTCTGCTCTTTCCTCTTCTGCCAAAACTGAAAGGTACCCTCCAGTATCACCATCAAGTAAAACTGAGAAACACTCACCTGTGTCTCCCTCTGCAAAAACAGAAAGACATTCACCTATGTCATCTTCGAGTAAAACTGAGAAACACTCACCTGTGTCACCCTCGACTAAAACTGAAAGGCACTCCCCTGTGTCatctacaaaaacagaaagacacCCACCCGTTTCACCTTCAGGCAAAACAGACAAACGTCCACCCGTATCGCCCTCCGGGAGAACAGAAAAACACCCGCCAGTATCGCCTGGGAGAACAGAAAAACGCTTGCCTGTTTCACCGTCCGGAAGAACGGACAAGCACCAACCTGTATCAACAGCTGGGAAAACCGAAAAGCACCTGCCTATGTCACCTTCTGGCAAAACAGAAAAGCAACCACCTGTATCCCCCACTTCAAAAACAGAGAGGATCGAAGAAACCATGTCTGTTCGGGAGCTGATGAAGGCTTTCCAGTCAGGTCAGGACCCTTCTAAACATAAAACTGGACTCTTTGAGCACAAATCAGCAAAACAAAAGCAGCCACAAGAGAAAGGTAAAGTTcggatagaaaaagaaaaggggccGATACTAACCCAGAGAGAAACTCAGAAAACAGAGAATCAGACAATCAAACGAGGCCAGAGACTCCCGGTAACGGGCACGACGGAATCCAAAAGAGGAGTTCGTGCTTCCTCTATAGGAGTTAAGAAAGAAGATGCAgctggagaaaaggagaaaattctgAGTCGCAAAATACCTGAACCTGTTCAGTCAGCACCTGAAGGAGAAAGCCACAGAGAGAGCGAAGTCCCCAAAGAAAAGATGGCTGATGAGCAGGGAGACATGGATCTCCAGATCAGCCCAGATAGGAAAACCTCCACTGACTTCTCTGAGGTCATTAAGCAAGAGTTGGAAGACAATGACAAATACCAACAATTTTGCCTGAGTGAGGAGACAGAAAAGGCACAGCTTCATTTAGACCAAGTACTCACTAGTCCTTTCAATACGACATTTCCACTCGACTACATGAAAGATGAGTTCCTTCCAGCTCTGTCTTTACAAAGCGGTGCTTTAGATGGCAGTTCTGAAAGCCTAAAGAATGAGGGGGTAGCCGGCTCTCCGTGCGGCAGTCTGATGGAGGGGACCCCTCAGATTAGTTCGGAAGAAAGCTATAAGCATGAGGGCCTAGCAGAGACCCCTGAGACAAGCCCAGAAAGCCTTTCTTTCTCACCAAAGAAAAGTGAGGAGCAAATTGGGGAAACAAAGGAAAGCACCAAGATAGAAACCACCACAGAAATTCATTCAGAAAAAGAGCATCCCACAACCAAAGACATTACTGGTGGCTCTGAAGAGCGAGGTGCCACAGTCACTGAGGGCTCGGAGACCTCTACTGAGGGTTTTCAGAAAGAGGCCACTCTAGGCTCTCCCAAAGACACAAGCGCTAAAAGAAAAGATGATTGCACAGGTAGCTGTAGTGTAGCATTAGCTAAAGAGACACCCACAGGACTGACTGAGGAGGCAGCCTGTGATGAAAGTCAACCTACCTTTGGTAGTTCAGACCACAAGACACAAGCTGATAGTGAGGCTCAGGAATCCACAGCCACCTCAGATGAGACAAAGGCCTCGCCGCTGCCTGAGGCTTCTGTAAAGACAGATACAGGAACTGAATCAAAGCCTCAGGGAGTCATTAGAAGTCCCCAAGGGTTAGAACTTGCACTCCCTAGCCGAGATAGCGAAGTCCTCAGTGCTGTGGCTGATGACTCATTAGCAGTGAGCCACAAAGACTCTCTGGAAGCCAGCCCTGTGCTAGAAGATAACTCTTCACACAAAACCCCTGATTCTCTGGAGCCAAGTCCTCTGAAAGAATCCCCTTGCCGTGACTCTCTGGAAAGCAGCCCTGTTGAAccaaagatgaaggctggaattTTTCCAAGTCACTTTCCTCTTCCTGCAGCTGTTGCCAAAACAGAACTCTTGATGGAAGTAGCCTCTGTGCGGTCCCGGCTACTCCGAGACCCTGACGGCAGTGCTGAGGATGACAGTCTTGAGCAGACATCGCTCATGGAGAGCTCAGGGAAGAGTCCCCTTTCTCCCGACACTCCCAGCTCCGAAGAAGTCAGCTATGAGGTTACACCCAAAACCTCAGATGTAAGTACACCAAAACCAGCTGTGATTCATGAATGTGCAGAGGAGGATGATTCAGAAAACGGGGAGAAAAAGAGGTTCACACCTGAAGAGGAGATGTTTAAAATGGTAACCAAAATCAAAATGTTCGATGAACTTGAACAAGAAGCAAAGCAGAAAAGGGACTAcaaaaaagaacccaaacaaGAAGAATCCTCTTCATCCTCTGACCCAGATGCAGACTGTTCAGTAGACGTGGATGAACCGAAATGTACAGGCAGTGGGGAGGATGAAAGTGGTGTCCCTGGGTTAGTAACTTCAGAGAGCAGGAAGGTGTCTTCCTCCTCAGAAAGTGAACCTGAGTTGACACAGCTAAAAAAAGGTGCTGACTCAGGCCTCTTACCAGAACCAGTGATTCGAGTGCAACCTCCTTCACCACTTCCATCAAGCATAGACTCCAATTCTAGTCCAGAAGAAGTACAATTCCAGCCTATTGTTTCCAAACAATATACTTTCAAGATGAATGAAGAGATTCAGGAAGAGCCAGGTAAATCAGAAGGAGAAAAAGATTCTGAATCCCATTTAGCTGAAGACAGTCACGCTGTTTCCACTGAAGCTGCAGATAATTCTTTTGATAAGCTAAACAGAGACACTGATCAGCCAGAAATCTGTGGTGGCCATGGGTGTGAGGCCATGAGTCCTAGCAGCTCAGCTGCTCCTGTCTCTTCAGGTCTGCAGAGTCCAACTGATGATGATATTGATGAACAGCCAGTCATCTATAAAGAATCATTAGCTCTCCAAGGCAGTCatgaaaaagacacagaaggagaAGAGCTTGATGTTTCTAGAGCAGAATCTCCACGAGTAGATTGCCCCAGTGAAGGCTTTTCACCTTCGTCCTCTTTGCCTCATTGTTTGGTATCTGAAGGAAAAGAATTAGATGAAGACATATCCACCACATCTTCTattcaaaaaacagaaatcacaaaaaCTGATGAAACATTTGAGAACTTACCAAAGGACTGCCCCACTCAAGACTCATCCATTACTACTCAAACAGATAGATTTTCCATGGATGTTCCTGTGTCCGACCTAGCTGAGACGGATGAAATCTATGATCGCCAAATAACTAGCCCTTATGAAAATGTCCCTTCCCAATCTTTTTTCTCTAGTGAAGAAAGCAAAACCCAAACAGATGCAAATCACACCACAAGTTTTCACTCTTCTGAAGTGTATTCTGTTACCATCACATCCCCTGTTGAAGACGTTGTGGTGGCAAGCTCCTCTAGTGGAACTGTTTTAAGCAAAGAATCTAATTTTGAGGTCCAGGACATAAAAGTGGAATCCCAACAAGAAAGTACCTTGTGGGAAATGCAATCAGACAATGCCTCTTCATCTTTCGAGCCTACTATGTCAGCTACAACAGCAGTTGTTGGTGAACAAATAAGCAAAGTCATCATCACAAAAACTGATGTGGATTCTGATTCTTGGAGTGAAATTCGGGAAGATGATGAAGCTTTTGAGGCTCGTGTGAAAGAGGAAGAACAAAAGATATTTGGTTTGATGGTAGACAGACAATCACAGGGTACCACCCCTGACACCACTCCTGCTAGGACCCCAACTGAAGAGGGGACCCCAACAAGTGAGCAAAACCCATTTCTGTTTCAGGaaggaaaattgtttgaaatgACCCGAAGTGGTGCCATTGATATGACCAAAAGGTCGTATGCAGATGAAAGTTTTCACTTTTTCCAAATTGGTCAAGAATCCAGGGAAGAGACTCTCTCTGAAGATGTGAAAGAAGGGGCTACTGGGGCTGAGCCCCTACCGCTGGAGACATCAACTGAATCACTAGCACTTCCAGAATCAAAAGAAACAGTGGATGATGAGGCAGACTTACTTCCAGATGACCTGAGTGAGGAAGTAGAGGAAATACCTGCTTCGGATGCTCAACTTAACCCCCAAATGGGGATTTCAGCCTCCCCTGAAACACCGACAAAAGAGGCTGTTAGTGTAGGGACCAAGGACCTCCCCACCATGCAAACGGGTGATATGCCTCCTCTGTCTGGTGTAAAGCAGATATCCTGCCCCGACTCTTCTGAACCAGTTGCACAAGTCCAGTTAGATTTTTCCACAGTCACCAGGTCTGTTTATTCAGATAGGGGTGGTGATTCTCCCGATTCTTCCCCAGAAGAACAGAAATCAGTAATTGAAATTCCTACTGCACCCATGGAGAATGTGCCTTCTACTGAAAGCAAATCCAAAATTCCTGTAAGGACTATGCCCACTTACACCCCAGCACCTCCATCTGCAGAGTATGAGAGTTCCCTTTCTGAAGATTTGCTATCCAGTGTAGATGAGGAAAATAATGAGGATGAAGCAAAACCAAAGTCCAAACTCCCTGTCAAAGTACCCCTCCAAAGAGTTGAACAGCAGCTCTCAGATCTAGACACCCCTGTCCAGGAGACAGTGGCTCCTCAGGGACAGGACATGACAAGCATCGCACCAGATAATAGAAGCAAATCTGAATCTGATGCTAGTTCTTTGGACTCAAAGACCAAATGCCCAGTAAAAACCAGAAGTTACActgagacagaaacagagagcagAGAAAGGGCAGAGGAACTTGAGTTAGAATCAGAAGAAGGGGCCACAAGACCAAAGATACTTACATCCCGATTGCCAGTTAAGAGCAGAAGCACCACATCTTCCTGCAGGGGTGGCACGAGCCcaacaaaagaaagtaaagagCATTTCTTTGACCTTTACAGAAATTCCATAGAATTCTTTGAGGAGATTAGTGATGAGGCTTCCAAGTTAGTGGATAGGCTGACACAGTCAGAGAGGGAGCAGGAACTAGTTTCAGACGATGAAAGTAGTAGTGCCCTGGAAGTATCAGTAATTGAAAATCTGCCACCTGTTGAGACCGAGCACTCAGTTCCTGAGGACATCTTTGACACAAGGCCCATTTGGGATGAGTCTATTGAGACTCTGATTGAACGCATCCCTGATGAAAATGGCCATGACCATGCTGAAGGTATTTGCCAGCCACTGGGATTCCCTGTGCTACGCATGTCATAAAATTGATATagtttttttgtatgttgttttATTTGATGATTTGTGTCTCATTTTCTTTAAGCTTTCTGTAGTGGCTAATGTGTTTGTGTAAGCCCTTTGTGTTTTGTGCTTTCTTTGTATACTCTTGTCTAAGAAAACAATCTCAAGATTGAGTAATGAGAATGCTTATGgaaaacataaacataataaCCAGGCAACAGTGATCTTGCCTTTCTTTAGCCTCTGCACGTAATAAGGCCATGCGAGCTTTGAGTTTTGTTGTTCTGAAGTCCCGAGCTTAGACTCAAATTAAGCACTTTTGCACATGaatatattgtattttgtttcatAGTATGAAGACTCATTGCTTTTCTTCTTACCTttgcatactttaaaataatttgtacttACAATTTTGTAATCATTAGGAAGCCATTTGCTTGAGAAGATTTCACATAACATGAAATTCTAATTGTTGTGGATCTGTTTTTGATTCAGAAAGGTTGGATTTCAGATACCATTGGTAAATACTTTAAGCAAACAAACCTAAGGTAAAAATATGCTTTTCATTTATGTGGTAGATGAATGGAGAATGTACTCTAATTAGATGCAGCAGACAACAAAAACTCAAACTTTGCACAGTTTAAGTTGACTGTGAGGGGATGATGGCTCTTTGACTTATGAAAAAGGAAACCATAGATGGCTTTGAAAAGTAGCCTGTGTTCTTCCAATATCTCTACAATGAAGACTGCCATTCTTAAATTGAGGTTATACAAAATTTCCTATACCATGGTCTAAAATGCTGCCCATCAATCAGTGGGAGTTAAACATGAATGGGAAAATTATAGTTTATAGGAGTGAGTAGTATATAAGCTTAATAGCAAGAAGGCAGAAACATTGCCCCAAAGACATATATGCATACAGAtacaatatacacatataaatgcaTATGCTTTTATCCCTGTTTCTCCAAGGTCACCAGGACCAAATGCTGTTTCTGGCCACACTAATCAGGATGGCCTGATCAACTCATGATCAACATCTCTTGTGAATCCCTGCTGTGTTTCCTTTCAGAAATGACCTGGAAATGATCTATCCCTCCACAAGCAATAATAGGAGGTCCTAGCCAATTGCTCCCCTTCTGCATCCCATTTATGATTTCTCTGGTGTTTCATGAACAAGATGGTGGTCTTCTTGGTGGGCAGTATTCTCtccaataatttaaaagaaaagtcatAAGATTAGTAGAAATCAGCAACTTATATAATTATGTCTAGTAACTAGTCTTGATTAAAGAGATATGGAAGCAGATGGTTTTCATGATTCATATTAGATCTATTCCCCATTCCACCCCGGAAATCAGACATGCAATATGATCTGAAATGTAGTATCTAGTTTGTGCTTTCAAATATTTGGAGAAGTGACTTCCTTTCTTTGAATGAATCAGTACTGTGGTTCCTCTCCTGTCATAGACAACCTTTGGCCATTCTGTTTTTGACCTTCTCCAGATCCACAGGATGAGCAGGAACGGATCGAGGAAAGGCTGGCTTATATTGCTGATCACCTTGGCTTCAGCTGGACAGGTAAAAAGAATGTGACCCAGGTTTTCAACAAAACCTGACATAGATGCATCAGTCAAGTGTCATTCACAGCATAAAAGGTACCCCTCGCTTTCTTGAGAAAGAATATATGAAAAGAAGAATGAACTAAGTACTAGAAAACCTGGGCTCTGCATCAGCTAATGGTATATACAGCCCAGGGCAGGCCTTTTATCATTTCTGAGATTTAGAATAATATAACTTTCCATTAGAAGATTTAGAGAATATACCCACCTTCAGGAACCTCCTTTGGCAGTTGTGAATATCTAAATTTGGGGGAGATtattatgtttcaaaataatttttagatgtAATTTTTACCATATTTAATGTGAGATTTAACCAGGGCTCCTTCTTTTATATACCTTATGTCAAAAATCTTCATAGTAAACAACACTAAAATTTGCTTTAAGTAAGTGTTAAAACACACATGAATGAGATATTTCACTAATATTTTTGAGAGATGAGAGTGTTTATGTGTAGaatttttatgttaataatttattaaggaaaagTTAATTctaaaatcaatatattttatttacacattATGATTTGTAGGTTTTAAAAACTATACATTTTCATCTACCTGTGACTTAACCTATTAAAACAACATTGTCAGTCTGGCTTTtttgttttagtcttttttttttttttttaatatcacttGTGACTACTTCAAAGAGACAAACATTGTAAAATAATATTCTTCTCCTTTCCATTTCTCAGATTTGGTGATGAATAGGAGCCCATAATACTCATAAAGATAACTGATAATTTAGAGTACATGACTGAAAACAGGAGAAGTGGCCACTTTCTCACTTTTAATAATCTTAAAGTAATTCTTACATACTGATCAGACTTAACTAATTTGGGGATTTAGGGAAGAAAATGATACCAAACTATCCCTGACTGACTTACTAGATAACattcagaattatttattttgctctttaaatATCTTTGTATCCATACCTACATAGTAAAtgcaatatgtatatatttggtaAAAATTCACATCCTACCGCCATATAGAATgacataaaatgaaaagtaaatatgACTCTCACACCTACGTCTGTCTTCTAGCCGTGTGCCTCAGAAATAACTGCTAATACCTTCTCATGCTTTTAGAAAAAGTATACAGTGCctatattatttaaaagtaagaaaagttttactgaataatattcctcaTAAATAGTGttaacatatgcatatgtatttcattcttttaagaGGGTATTTAATTCCACTATATGGAGGTTCCATAATTTTATCAATGGCCTTTGTTGATGGGCTTTAGGTGGTTTCCTGGTGATGGCAGTAAATATTCTTGTGCTTTGGTATATTTTTGTGAGTATATCTATAGGGCAtattagaagtagaattgctgggaagaagatacatatatttttaattttgaaagatattGTCAAATTGCTTTCAAAAGAAGTCACCCCAtttacacacccacacacacatacacacaccccataaTGTATAAGCATCCATATggaatggtttttttgtttgttattttgtttgttttgttttgttttattttattgagacaggatcatgctctgttgcctaagccagagtgtagtggcacaatcatagctcactgtaacttcaaactcgcaggctcaagtgatcctcctggcccagcctcctgagtagctagaacctTAGGCAaacactaccatacccagctaattttttaaaattattttttgtagaaatggggtctcactatattgcccaggctagtcttgagcttctggcctcaagcaatccctaccacctcagcctcctaaagttctaggattacaggcatgagctactgggCCCACCCAACCTATATGGAATGTTAATAGTAGAATTCAAAGGAAAACTTTGTGTCTTCTTCCCTGGATCAGTTAATGCTTCCTCAACCTCTTATTCACCTGACATGAAGTCAAAGACAGGCATTTATCCAACCACCATAATATAGCTACAGCTAGTATTTATCAAAGTATCCAGAAACAGGATTTATAATACTCAAAAACATCATTTATGTTAATTAAAGggggaaatgttttctttttcttgttatccttcatttattttccattatcTTGCTTAAAAGCATAAGCAAGTATTAATGATCTCGTTTGCATTTTGAAATCAAATGGGCCTGAATTATGCATATCTTATCATCACTGCCTCATACTTATTTTCACTATGCAGTGATcaattctatacccagttttagggaaaaaaatccacaattaGTACTAGAAGAACAAAGGCACTTAAGAGTCACTTctaatatgtagaaattaaagaACCCAAATACTCACACCACAATATAAAGAACACAATCATGAACACATCATGATTTTGTGATTTTACAAAATCACAAAACAAGGTGTAGAGACTGAAACCTTGAAGTTACTGTGTTTA is a genomic window of Macaca mulatta isolate MMU2019108-1 chromosome 5, T2T-MMU8v2.0, whole genome shotgun sequence containing:
- the ANK2 gene encoding ankyrin-2 isoform X1; the encoded protein is MMNEDAAQKSDSGEKFNGSSQRRKRPKKVTCPQMKPEAANIEKSDSNASFLRAARAGNLDKVVEYLKGGIDINTCNQNGLNALHLAAKEGHVGLVQELLGRGSSVDSATKKGNTALHIASLAGQAEVVKVLVKEGANINAQSQNGFTPLYMAAQENHIDVVKYLLENGANQSTATEDGFTPLAVALQQGHNQAVAILLENDTKGKVRLPALHIAARKDDTKSAALLLQNDHNADVQSKMMVNRTTESGFTPLHIAAHYGNVNVATLLLNRGAAVDFTARNGITPLHVASKRGNTNMVKLLLDRGGQIDAKTRLLVQSGYVTTHGSSDEDGLTPLHCAARSGHDQVVELLLERGAPLLARTKNGLSPLHMAAQGDHVECVKHLLQHKAPVDDVTLDYLTALHVAAHCGHYRVTKLLLDKRANPNARALNGFTPLHIACKKNRIKVMELLVKYGASIQAITESGLTPIHVAAFMGHLNIVLLLLQNGASPDVTNIRGETALHMAARAGQVEVVRCLLRNGALVDARAREEQTPLHIASRLGKTEIVQLLLQHMAHPDAATTNGYTPLHISAREGQVDVASVLLEAGAAHSLATKKGFTPLHVAAKYGSLDVAKLLLQRRAAADSAGKNGLTPLHVAAHYDNQKVALLLLEKGASPHATAKNGYTPLHIAAKKNQMQIASTLLNYGAETNIVTKQGVTPLHLASQEGHTDMVTLLLDKGANIHMSTKSGLTSLHLAAQEDKVNVADILTKHGADQDAHTKLGYTPLIVACHYGNVKMVNFLLKQGANVNAKTKNGYTPLHQAAQQGHTHIINVLLQHGAKPNATTANGNTALAIAKRLGYISVVDTLKVVTEEVTTTTTTITEKHKLNVPETMTEVLDVSDEEALKQFGDHFIDGEALSDSGDDTMTGDGGEYLRPEDLKELGDDSLPSSQFLDGMNYLRYSLEGGRSDSLRSFSSDRSHTLSHASYLRDSAVMDDSVVIPSHQVSTLAKEAERNSYRLSWGTENLDNVALSSSPIHSGRASPCLDRDNSSFLVSFMVDARGGAMRGCRHNGLRIIIPPRKCTAPTRVTCRLVKRHRLATMPPMVEGEGLASRLIEVGPSGAQFLGKLHLPTAPPPLNEGESLVSRILQLGPPGTKFLGPVIVEIPHFAALRGKERELVVLRSENGDSWKEHFCDYTEDELNEILNGMDEVLDSPEDLEKKRICRIITRDFPQYFAVVSRIKQDSNLIGPEGGVLSSTVVPQVQAVFPEGALTKRIRVGLQAQPMHTELVKKILGNKATFSPIVTLEPRRRKFHKPITMTIPVPKASSDVMLNGFGGDAPTLRLLCSITGGTTPAQWEDITGTTPLTFVNECVSFTTNVSARFWLIDCRQIQESVTFASQVYREIICVPYMAKFVVFAKSHDPIEARLRCFCMTDDKVDKTLEQQENFAEVARSRDVEVLEGKPIYVDCFGNLVPLTKSGQHHIFSFFAFKENRLPLFVKVRDTTQEPCGRLSFMKEPKSTRGLVHQAICNLNITLPIYTKESESDQEQEEEIDMTSEKNDETESTETSVLKSHLVNEVPVLASPDLLSEVSEMKQDLIKMTAILTTDVSDKAGSIKVKELVKAAEEEPGEPFEIVERVKEDLEKVNEILRSGTCTRDEGSVQSSRSERGLVEEEWVIVSDEEIEEARQKAPLEITEYPCVEVRIDKEIKGKVEKDSEQLQTVQDKAGKKREALAVGKSSEKEGKDIPPDETQSTQKQQKPSLGIKKPVRRKLKEKQKQKEEGLQASAEKAELKKGSSEESLDEDPGLAPEPLPTVKATSPLIEETPIGSIKDKVKALQKRVEDEQKGRSKLPIRVKGKEDVPKKTTHRTHPAASPSLKTERHAPGSPSSKTERHSALSSSAKTERYPPVSPSSKTEKHSPVSPSAKTERHSPMSSSSKTEKHSPVSPSTKTERHSPVSSTKTERHPPVSPSGKTDKRPPVSPSGRTEKHPPVSPGRTEKRLPVSPSGRTDKHQPVSTAGKTEKHLPMSPSGKTEKQPPVSPTSKTERIEETMSVRELMKAFQSGQDPSKHKTGLFEHKSAKQKQPQEKGKVRIEKEKGPILTQRETQKTENQTIKRGQRLPVTGTTESKRGVRASSIGVKKEDAAGEKEKILSRKIPEPVQSAPEGESHRESEVPKEKMADEQGDMDLQISPDRKTSTDFSEVIKQELEDNDKYQQFCLSEETEKAQLHLDQVLTSPFNTTFPLDYMKDEFLPALSLQSGALDGSSESLKNEGVAGSPCGSLMEGTPQISSEESYKHEGLAETPETSPESLSFSPKKSEEQIGETKESTKIETTTEIHSEKEHPTTKDITGGSEERGATVTEGSETSTEGFQKEATLGSPKDTSAKRKDDCTGSCSVALAKETPTGLTEEAACDESQPTFGSSDHKTQADSEAQESTATSDETKASPLPEASVKTDTGTESKPQGVIRSPQGLELALPSRDSEVLSAVADDSLAVSHKDSLEASPVLEDNSSHKTPDSLEPSPLKESPCRDSLESSPVEPKMKAGIFPSHFPLPAAVAKTELLMEVASVRSRLLRDPDGSAEDDSLEQTSLMESSGKSPLSPDTPSSEEVSYEVTPKTSDVSTPKPAVIHECAEEDDSENGEKKRFTPEEEMFKMVTKIKMFDELEQEAKQKRDYKKEPKQEESSSSSDPDADCSVDVDEPKCTGSGEDESGVPGLVTSESRKVSSSSESEPELTQLKKGADSGLLPEPVIRVQPPSPLPSSIDSNSSPEEVQFQPIVSKQYTFKMNEEIQEEPGKSEGEKDSESHLAEDSHAVSTEAADNSFDKLNRDTDQPEICGGHGCEAMSPSSSAAPVSSGLQSPTDDDIDEQPVIYKESLALQGSHEKDTEGEELDVSRAESPRVDCPSEGFSPSSSLPHCLVSEGKELDEDISTTSSIQKTEITKTDETFENLPKDCPTQDSSITTQTDRFSMDVPVSDLAETDEIYDRQITSPYENVPSQSFFSSEESKTQTDANHTTSFHSSEVYSVTITSPVEDVVVASSSSGTVLSKESNFEVQDIKVESQQESTLWEMQSDNASSSFEPTMSATTAVVGEQISKVIITKTDVDSDSWSEIREDDEAFEARVKEEEQKIFGLMVDRQSQGTTPDTTPARTPTEEGTPTSEQNPFLFQEGKLFEMTRSGAIDMTKRSYADESFHFFQIGQESREETLSEDVKEGATGAEPLPLETSTESLALPESKETVDDEADLLPDDLSEEVEEIPASDAQLNPQMGISASPETPTKEAVSVGTKDLPTMQTGDMPPLSGVKQISCPDSSEPVAQVQLDFSTVTRSVYSDRGGDSPDSSPEEQKSVIEIPTAPMENVPSTESKSKIPVRTMPTYTPAPPSAEYESSLSEDLLSSVDEENNEDEAKPKSKLPVKVPLQRVEQQLSDLDTPVQETVAPQGQDMTSIAPDNRSKSESDASSLDSKTKCPVKTRSYTETETESRERAEELELESEEGATRPKILTSRLPVKSRSTTSSCRGGTSPTKESKEHFFDLYRNSIEFFEEISDEASKLVDRLTQSEREQELVSDDESSSALEVSVIENLPPVETEHSVPEDIFDTRPIWDESIETLIERIPDENGHDHAEDPQDEQERIEERLAYIADHLGFSWTELARELDFTEEQIHQIRIENPNSLQDQSHALLKYWLERDGKHATDTNLIECLTKINRMDIVHLMETNMEPLQERISHSYAEIEQTITLDHSEGFSVLQEELCTAQHKQKEEQALSKESETCDHPPIVSEEDISVGYSTFQDGIPKTEGDSSATALFPQTHKEQVQQDFSGKMQDLPEESSLEYRQEYFVTTPGTEASETQKATTVPGSPSKTPEEVSTPPEEDRLYLQTPTSSERGGSPIIQEPEEPSEHREESSPRKTSLVIVESADNQPETRERLDEDAAFEKELTEELGELEASSDEEAMVTTRVVRRRVIIQGDDMPEIPPETVTEEEYIDEHGHTVVKKVTRKIIRRYVSSEGTEKEEITVQGMPQEPVNIEEGDGYSKVIKRVVLKSDIEQSEVTLCEPSILSSTSQFQAEPVEGRRVSKVVKTTVVRGERMEKHLGDSSLATDLPSAKDDFEEALSYTGSHMKVHLPSLVENEILKEDGSIIKRTTMSKAITQKRAVVKDQHGKRIDLEHLEDVPEALDQDDLQRDLQQLLRHFCKEDLKQEAK